The Lepisosteus oculatus isolate fLepOcu1 chromosome 4, fLepOcu1.hap2, whole genome shotgun sequence genome window below encodes:
- the LOC138238205 gene encoding scavenger receptor cysteine-rich type 1 protein M130-like has product MCYGRLEVNRGGTWRSVCSQSVDSTDADVVCRELGCGVSRAVLGGASSGQGTGPIWADEIQCRGDEEKLAYCPVLKREQHNCTHADDVSIDCSGYTDFRLASGPDRCSGRVEMKLGGQWGTVCDQGWDLRDATVLCQQLNCGYAEAVLGPARFGQGSGSTWTDVFDCEGTETELRHCPISPWAHSSCSHSRDVGVVCSGAAGGVRLVGGAGRCDGRVEVFSSSKWGRLLDSSWTDSAASVLCRQLGCGSALETSSSSRYGPGRSDVCFSGVSCSGNETHLGNCSRPQPVSCSSGSDVGVLCEKHGLLRLSGAESPCAGRLEVYHRGSWGTVCDDSWDLADSQVVCRQLQCGTAVTAPAPVSFSQGAGPIWLDEVGCLGNESSLWECLSRPWGQHDCGHKEDVTIVCSGVI; this is encoded by the exons ATGTGCTATGGAAGATTAGAGGTGAATCGAGGAGGCACCTGGAGGTCAGTGTGCTCTCAGTCTGTGGACTCCACAGACGCGGACGTGGTCTGTAGAGAACTGGGCTGTGGAGTCTCCAGGGCTGTGCTGGGAGGAGCCTCTTCAGGACAGGGGACTGGGCCCATCTGGGCAGATGAGATCCAGTGTCGGGGTGATGAGGAGAAACTGGCTTATTGTCCAGTCCTGAAGAGAGAGCAGCACAACTGCACACATGCGGATGATGTCTCCATTGACTGTTCTG GCTACACTGACTTCAGGCTGGCCAGCGGTCCTGACCGGTGCTCTGGCAGAGTGGAGATGAAGTTGGGGGGTCAGTGGGGGACAGTCTGCGATCAGGGCTGGGACCTCCGGGACGCCACAGTCCTCTGTCAGCAGCTGAACTGCGGCTATGCTGAAGCAGTCCTGGGCCCGGCCAGATTCGGACAGGGCAGTGGCTCCACGTGGACCGATGTGTTCGACTGTGAGGGCACCGAGACTGAGCTAAGACACTGTCCCATCTCTCCATGGGCTCACAGCTCCTGCAGTCACAGCAGAGATGTGGGAGTCGTCTGCTCTG GAGCGGCGGGAGGGGTCAGGCTGGTGGGAGGAGCCGGGCGCTGTGACGGGCGGGTGGAAGTCTTCTCCAGCAGCAAGTGGGGGCGACTGCTGGACTCGTCCTGGACAGACTCTGCCGCCTCGGTgctctgcagacagctgggctgcgGTTCGGCTCTAGAGACCTCCAGCTCCTCTCGCTACGGGCCGGGCCGCAGTGACGTGTGCTTCTCGGGCGTCTCGTGCTCCGGGAACGAGACTCACCTGGGGAACTGCAGCCGCCCACAGCCAGTCAGCTGTAGCTCCGGGAGTGACGTGGGAGTGCTCTGTGAGA AACACGGGCTCCTCCGGCTGTCCGGGGCGGAGAGCCCCTGTGCTGGGCGGCTGGAGGTGTATCACCGGGGCTCCTGGGGGACGGTGTGcgatgactcctgggacctggcgGACTCTCAGGTGGTGTGCAGGCAGCTCCAGTGTGGGACGGCCGTCACCGCCCCAGCGCCAGTGTCCTTCAGCCAGGGCGCCGGacccatctggctggacgaggtgggCTGTCTGGGGAACGAGTCGTCTCTGTGGGAGTGTCTCTCCAGACCCTGGGGTCAGCACGACTGCGGACACAAGGAGGACGTGACCATTGTGTGCTCAGGTGTGATTTAA
- the LOC138238186 gene encoding deleted in malignant brain tumors 1 protein-like — protein sequence MDSHTASLICRQLNCGDFIDFNTPDDGSGLKWLDDVQCKKHDVSLWQCPHSPWGENNCTDRDVVGLICTGKRDKPAPTTPRPCTEDPDQPHCPETERLRLMGGVSNCSGRVEVLYGGSWGTVCDDSWDLRDAQVVCRQLGCGEAVSAGTEASWGEGNGTVWLDEVTCRGSELHLWDCEHAALGQSDCRHKEDAGVSCAKPERIKLSGGPSACSGRVEVLYGGSWGTVCDDSWDLRDAQVVCRQLGCGEAVSAGTEASWGEGNGTVWLDEVTCRGSELHLWDCEHAALGQSDCQHRRRAGVCCAGECKDIFKKYMIEYMIFKHF from the exons ATGGACTCTCACACAGCTTCACTGATATGTCGCCAGCTGAACTGTGGGGATTTCATTGACTTTAATACCCCTGACGATGGGTCAGGTCTCAAATGGCTTGACGATGTTCAGTGTAAAAAGCATGACGTGTCACTGTGGCAGTGCCCCCATTCCCCCTGGGGAGAGAACAACTGTACTGACAGAGACGTAGTAGGTTTAATTTGCACAG GTAAAAGAGATAAACCAGCCCCCACCACCCCAAGACCTTGTACTGAAGACCCAGATCAGCCCCACTGTCCAG agacagagaggctgCGGCTCATGGGaggggtcagtaactgctctgGCCGGGTGGAGGTGCTGTACGGGGGCTCCTGGGGGACGGTGTGcgatgactcctgggacctgcgGGACGCCCAGGTGGTGTGCaggcagctgggctgtggggaggcaGTGAGCGCTGGGACAGAGGCCTCCTGGGGGGAGGGGAACGGGACGGTGTGGCTGGACGAGGTGACCTGCAGGGGCAGCGAACTCCACCTGTGGGACTGTGAGCACGCCGCACTGGGGCAGAGCGACTGCCGCCACAAAGAGGATGCAGGAGTGTCCTGTGCCA AGCCAGAGAGGATAAAACTGTCCGGGGGTCCCAGCGCCTGCTCTGGCCGGGTGGAGGTGCTGTACGGGGGCTCCTGGGGGACGGTGTGcgatgactcctgggacctgcgGGACGCCCAGGTGGTGTGCaggcagctgggctgtggggaggcaGTGAGCGCTGGGACAGAGGCCTCCTGGGGGGAGGGGAACGGGACGGTGTGGCTGGACGAGGTGACCTGCAGGGGCAGCGAACTCCACCTGTGGGACTGTGAGCACGCCGCACTAGGGCAGAGTGACTGCCAGCACAGGAGGAGAGCAGGGGTTTGCTGTGCTGGTGAGTGCAAAGATATATTCAAAAAGTATATGATTGAATATATGATATTCAAACACTTCTGA